The bacterium genomic interval CACGGTGCTCGCGCTCTCTTCTCCGTCTCCCTCGGGGTTCCTGCTCCCTCGCGCGGGTTCTTTCGACCGCGAGCGCGCCGCGGGGACCGTGCCTCCCGGATGGCACTACGGCCCCGCGAAGCCCCCGGTGCTAACCGCGTACAACCACCGCGCCGCGGGCAACATCACCCGCCCCACGACGCCGGTGTATAGCAGGAGCATCAGCACGATCACCCCGTACTGTTGAAACTGCGCATACGCGTAGGCCTGCTGCGCCGGCAGCACCGCCGCCAGGATGCGCGACCCGTCCAGCGGGGGGATCGGGATGAGGTTGAAGATCGCCAGGATCACGTTGATCCACGCTACGAGCGCCAGCACCTCCAGCAGCAGCGTCGAGTCGGCGGGCACGACCATCCGGCCGAGCACGCCGACGAGAAACGCCACCGTGATGTTGGCCAGGGGCCCCGCAAGCGCCACTTGGAGCATCCCCTGCCGCGGGTTCTGAAAATTCGCGGCGTTAACCGGCACGGGCTTGGCCCAGCCGAACCCGAACAACACGAAGAACAGCGTCCCCAGAATATCCAGGTGCACCAACGGGTTGAGGCTCAACCGCCCCAGGTGACGGGCGGTCGGATCGCCGAGGCGGTCGGCGACGAAGGCATGGGCGAATTCGTGGCACGTCGTCGCTACGATGACCGCCCCGAGGGTCATCGCGAGCACGAGCGGGTGTGTCGCCAATCCGGTGAGCATCGACGCGGGGGGCGCTATGCGGGCGGAACGTCCCGCGCCAGCACGTCGTCGATCGTTTCCCGCGCCACGACCACGCGCGCGCGGCCGCCGCGCACGAACACCACCGCGGGACGCGGATAGCGATTGTAGTTGCTGGCCATCGAAAAATTGTACGCGCCCGTGCTGAACACCGCGAGCAGATCGCCGGCGCGGGGTTCCGGCAGCCGGGCGTCCCAGATCAACACGTCGCCCGACTCGCAGCAGCGGCCGGCGATCGTCACGGTCGCCGCGCGGGGTTCGTCGAGACGCTCGGCAAGTACGCTATGATACCGCGCCTGGTAGAGCGCCTGGCGCGGGTTTTCGTACATCCCTCCGTCGACCGACACGTACGTGCGCACCCCGCGGATCGGCTTGATTGCGCCGACCGTGTACAGCGTCAGGCCCATGTCGCCGACGATCGAACGTCCCGGCTCGATGAGCAGCCGCGGCAGCGGGAGCCCGTGCTGCTTCGCGCCCCGCCGCACGACCGCCGTCACCGCCTCGACAAACGTCGGAACCGCGAGCGGATGGTCCTCGGGCAGGTAGCGCACGCCCGGCCCGCCGCCGAGGTCGAGATCCTCGACCACGACCTTGCGGTCTCGCGCCATCCACGCGGCAAACTCGACCATCGCCTGGGCCGCCTGCACGAACGGATCGAGGTCAAAGATCTGCGACCCGATGTGACAGTGAATGCCGCGCAGACGCACCCCCGCTATGTCGAGGGTCCGCGCCACGGCATCGCGCGCGGTCCCGTCCAGCATCCCGAACCCAAATTTGCTGTCCACGCCGCCCGTCTGGATCGCCTCGTGGGTATGTGGCTCGATCCCCGGCGTAAGGCGCAGGAGCACGTCGGCGGTCCGCCCCGTCTCCCGCGTCAGCGCGTCGAGCAGTTCCAGATCGTAGAAGTTGTCCACCACGATCCGACCGACCCCCGTGTCGAGCGCGTCCCGCATCTCCTCGGACGTCTTGTTGTTCCCGTGCACCAGGAGGTGCGAAGCGGGGACACCGGCGCGGAGGGCCGTGGCCAACTCCCCAGAGGACACCACGTCCAGGTAAAGCGCCTCGTCGTAGGCCAGCCGACACATCGCCATGCAGCAAAACGCCTTGCTTGCGTACACGACCTGCGGGTTCGGGTAGTGCGCCCGGGCCGCGTCGACGTAGGCCCGGCACCGCTCGCGAATCCGGTCTTCGTCCATGACGTACAACGGAGTCCCGAACTCGCTGGCGAGCTGGGACGCGGGAACGCCGCCGATGTGGAGCTTGCCTCCTCGCGCCTCGCCGAGGAGCACCTGCTGCCGTTCATCGACCGCCGGTCTCGTGTCCACCCGCCGCCACCCCCCGGAGATACGAGCGCGCCGGCCAGGAGACCCCGGGCCGGCAGTGCCACGATAGCACGGCGGGGGGCCCGGTGCAACTGCGCCCGGCGGGGCCCGCGGCCGCGGCGATACCTCGCGGCGCCGCTCCGGCGCGGCGCACAGGGAATTTCTTTCGGCCCGTCCAACGTACGTCGCAAGGGAGGCGATGATGATGCGCGAGACCGTGATCCTTAGTGCGGCGCGGACGCCGATCGGACGGTTCCAGGGTGGACTTTCGTCCGTCCCCGCGCCGCGGCTGGGTAGCGTCGCCGTCGCGGAGGCCGTCCGCCGCGCGCGGGTGCCCGCCGACCAGGTGGACGAGGTCTATATGGGGATCATTCTCACCGCCGGCCTGGGGCAGGCCCCGGCCCGACAGGCGGCGATCTATGCGGGACTGCCGAACACGGTACCGGCGACGACAATCAACAAGATGTGCGGCTCCGGGCTCAAGGCGGTGATGCTGAGCGCGCAGGCCATCCAGGCCGGCGACGCGGAGATCATCGCCGCCGGCGGCATGGAGAACATGAGCGCGGCGCCCCACTTGCTCGACCGCGCGCGGAGCGGATATCGGCTCGGACACGGAACGCTCGTCGACTCGATGATCCGCGACGGCCTGTGGGACGCGTTTACGGACCAGCACATGGGGAACTGCGCGGAGTTGCTCGCGCGCGAGTACCACATCTCGCGTAGCGATCAGGACGCCTTCGCGGAGCGCTCATACACGCGGGCGCTCGCCGCGATGGACGCCGGGGAGTTCGCGCGGGAGATCGCGCCGGTCGAGGTC includes:
- a CDS encoding site-2 protease family protein: MATHPLVLAMTLGAVIVATTCHEFAHAFVADRLGDPTARHLGRLSLNPLVHLDILGTLFFVLFGFGWAKPVPVNAANFQNPRQGMLQVALAGPLANITVAFLVGVLGRMVVPADSTLLLEVLALVAWINVILAIFNLIPIPPLDGSRILAAVLPAQQAYAYAQFQQYGVIVLMLLLYTGVVGRVMLPAARWLYAVSTGGFAGP
- the lysA gene encoding diaminopimelate decarboxylase gives rise to the protein MDTRPAVDERQQVLLGEARGGKLHIGGVPASQLASEFGTPLYVMDEDRIRERCRAYVDAARAHYPNPQVVYASKAFCCMAMCRLAYDEALYLDVVSSGELATALRAGVPASHLLVHGNNKTSEEMRDALDTGVGRIVVDNFYDLELLDALTRETGRTADVLLRLTPGIEPHTHEAIQTGGVDSKFGFGMLDGTARDAVARTLDIAGVRLRGIHCHIGSQIFDLDPFVQAAQAMVEFAAWMARDRKVVVEDLDLGGGPGVRYLPEDHPLAVPTFVEAVTAVVRRGAKQHGLPLPRLLIEPGRSIVGDMGLTLYTVGAIKPIRGVRTYVSVDGGMYENPRQALYQARYHSVLAERLDEPRAATVTIAGRCCESGDVLIWDARLPEPRAGDLLAVFSTGAYNFSMASNYNRYPRPAVVFVRGGRARVVVARETIDDVLARDVPPA
- a CDS encoding acetyl-CoA C-acyltransferase — protein: MMRETVILSAARTPIGRFQGGLSSVPAPRLGSVAVAEAVRRARVPADQVDEVYMGIILTAGLGQAPARQAAIYAGLPNTVPATTINKMCGSGLKAVMLSAQAIQAGDAEIIAAGGMENMSAAPHLLDRARSGYRLGHGTLVDSMIRDGLWDAFTDQHMGNCAELLAREYHISRSDQDAFAERSYTRALAAMDAGEFAREIAPVEVSNGRGPAARVVEDEEPRRFAPDKMRALRPAFEEGGTVTVGNASSISDGAAAVVVASADAARRLGARPIARIVGQAVSATAPEWFTIAPAAAIEKLLAKIGWTKDDVDLYEINEAYAAVVLAVAHKVGIDLDRVNVRGGAVALGHPVGASGARILTTLLHAMEERDARRGIAAVCLGGGEAVSLAVERVPRAGAPAPSF